AGAAGGCGTGGTCGATGGCTTCGCTTTCGCTCCATGACCAAACGCGAACGCGGATTTTAGATAAAGGGCTATAGGCTCCTTTGGCAATCCAGCGACCATCCTGACTCAGGATCTGAACCGTTGCACCTGCTTTAGGCTGTCCATCAACTCGCTTGATCGCAGTCGCATACACCCAGGGGTGCCTCCGCACAATGGGGCGCTCTTTACTTGCCTCAAGAGTAATGCTGCAATTCACGATTTATTACCCTTTACTTTTGCACGCGGGTGAGCGCTGTCATAGGCTTTTGCTAGATGCTGAAAATCCAATGCGGTATAAATTTGTGTACTTGCAATGCTCGCGTGACCCAACATCTCTTGCACCGCTCGTAAATCATGAGACGATTGCAAAACATGGCTCGCGAAACTGTGCCGCATCATGTGTGGATGCACATGGGTGGGTAAACCGGCGCGGATGGCCATCGATCGCAAACGGGCCTGAACAGTTCGTGGCCCAAGACGTTTACCCTGAATGGACACAAACAATGCGTGCTGATCCTTTAGTGGCAATAAAGCGCGCTGTGTTTTCCAGTGCTGTAATGCCAGCATGGCGGGCTTACCAACTGGAATAGTTCTGCGCTTATTACCCTTGCCAAGAACTGATACCTCGCTTTCATTCCAATCAATCCAACCTAAAGAATCTCGACTTGGCTCACTATCTAACCCCAACAATTCCGATAAGCGCAAACCCGATGAATACAAAAGTTCGATCAAGGCATGGTCCCGATTCAGCTCCCATTCATCTTTTTCAGTCGCCTCCTTAGCGGCGAACTCAATTAACGCTAACGCCTGCTCAACCGATAACGCCTTTGGTAACAACTTACTTCGCTTGGGTGCTTTGATATCGGTGACAGGGTTTGATCCTAGACCGAGCTGATCTTTACTTTCTAATAAGAGCCAATCATAAAAACCGCGCCACGCAGATAAAACTCGAGCAATCGATCGCGCAGACAGTCCCTTAGCGTGCAGCGTTGCAGTCCAACGGCGAATGTGTACATGGTTTATTTGATCAATCGCACACTTTTCAGCTTGCGCATTCTCACTCAGTATTTTTAAATCGGCGCGATACGCTTTAATCGTATGGGCTGACAATTGCCGCACAATATGCAAGTTATTGAGGTAGGCCTCGATCTTTGCCGAGAGAGTATCCACAATCGTTCTGGGATGGGCTTAGCTAGCAACTCGCCGCAACGCTGCTGCAGCCAAACCAGCAATTTGTCTTAAATAGAACACGCCCATATCCTCTGTAAAGCGCTCCCTATCTTTACTAAGAAGGACTAGGCCGGCAAAGCGACTCTGATCCAATGGGATTGCCAATATGGCCAAGCTTTCCCATTCATTATTCGTTTGCAAATGCCCTAGCTTCTCTTTAAATAAATCAGGGCAGTTTGCAAAAGCTTGGCAAATCGGACGATCTAATAATTTTTCAAATATGGGGTCGTTTGGCAAAACCTTACAAACCTCAACCTCAAAGACAGAGGAGAGACCACTTTCAAGCGCGCTGTTTACTTCATTGATATCTTTTGCTTCAATGAGTTTTTGTAACCAAGCAACCATCGCCACTTGGGTCTTGTCATTACGACTACCAAAACGCAGCATCTCGTTTAAACGTAAATTGAGTTCTTGATTTTGTGAGCGCAACAGGTGCATTTGTCGCTCTTGCAAAGAAATGGCTCGATCACTATTGGGGTCTTTTAGGCGAACTTCTTGCAATACTTCTGCGTGACGCTCAAAAAATCCTGGGCACGCTTTCAGCCATTGGACTACCAAGGCTTCTTGCTCATCCTGACTAAGCTCTGGGGCGCTCATCTCATTTCCTATCCACTTTGTAATTTCTTGCGCAGTAACTCATTGAGCTGCTGAGGATTTGCCTTGCCTTGCGAGGCTTTCATCACCTGCCCAATCAAGGCATTAAAGGCCTTCTCTTTACCAGACTTAAACTCCTCAACGGATTTTGCATTAGCCTGTAAAACCCCATCAACAAGGGCTTCTAGGGCGCCGATATCGGTAATTTGCTTTAATCCGCGTTGCTCAATAATCTCATCAATTGGTATAGTCGGCTTATTGGCCAGCGCGTCCTCCCAAATCAAAATGAATATCTCTTTTGCAATCTTGTTGGAAATCGTTCCGTCTATAGAACGATTAAGTAGTGCCTCAATCTGGGTAATATCAATTGGTAATTCATGGGCGGATAAATTCGAGCGATTTAAAGACGAGGCTAAATCGCCGGCAATAAAGTTCGCAACGGTCTTGGCGTATTTTGCGCCTAAACGGCGGACCAGCTCCATGAATAGATCAGCTGTCGCACGATCTTGGCTGAGGATCTGAGTATCGTAAGGGCTAAGTCCGTATTCAGATTGCCACCGCGCGCGTAGCGTCGCTGGTAAAGCAGGCATAGCACTACGAATTTCTTCAATCCAATCCGAATGAATGACTAGCGGTAATAAATCAGGATCTGGAAAATACCGATAATCCTGTGCATCTTCTTTACTGCGCATGCTGCGCGTTTCTTGAAGATCAGGATCGTATAGGCGCGTTTCCTGAACGACCGTACCGCCATCTTCAATCAATTCAATTTGGCGACGCACTTCATACTGAATAGCCTCTTCTAAGAATCGAAATGAATTTAGATTCTTAATCTCGCAGCGTGTCCCGAATTCAGTCTGCCCCATGGGTCGTACTGATACATTCGCATCGCAGCGAAAAGAGCCCTCTTGCATATTGCCATCGCATACCCCTAGCCACACCACAAGACTATGAAGGGCTTTGGCATAAGCAACTGCCTCCGCAGCACTGTGCATTACCGGCTCAGTGACAATCTCTAAAAGAGGAGTCCCGGCTCGATTTAAATCAATTCCGCTTGCCGGTTCGCCATGGGGGCCAGTAAAATTTTCATGAACGGATTTGCCAGCATCTTCTTCTAAGTGGGCCCGCGTTAGCTCTACAACCTTTGTCTGTCCATCGACAACGATTTCAATTTGCCCCCCAACCACCACTGGTATCTCGTATTGACTAATTTGGTAGCCTTTGGGCAAATCAGGATAAAAATAATTTTTACGGGCAAAAATACTGCGCGGAGAAATCTGAGCTCCAATCGCCAAACCAAAACGGATTGCGTGCTCAACCGCTTGACGATTTAGAACTGGTAACACGCCTGGCAAAGCCAAATCGACTGCGCATGCCTGGGTATTTGGCTGGGCGCCAAATTGCGTACTCGCCCCACTGAATATTTTGGACTGTGTTAACAATTGCGTATGCGTCTCAAGTCCGATGACAACTTCCCACTTCATCATGCCACCCCTTCGGGTCTGCGCAGATGCCAGTCGCTGACTTGCTGATACTGGTGTGCAACTTGTAACAGGCGGGCCTCAGAAAAGTAATTTCCGATCAACTGCATGCCAATCGGCAATCCATCACCCGAAAATCCGCAGGGAGCGCTCATTGCTGGCAGGCCTGCTAAATTCGCTGATAAGGTATAGATATCTTCTAAGTACATCTGCAATGGATCTTTGGTCTTATCTCCCAGCCCCCACGCAACATCCGGGGCCACTGGTCCTAAAATCACATCGCACTGAGTGAAAGCTTGGGCAAAATCTGCAGCAATAATGCGACGAATTTTCTGGGCTTGCAGATAATAAGCATCGTAGTAGCCATGCGATAAAACATAGCTGCCAATCAAAATCCGTCGTTTAACTTCGGCACCAAAGCCCTCGCTACGAGAACGTTGATACATCTCCATCAAATCAGAATAATTACTCGCACGATGCCCATAGCGAACTCCATCGTAACGACTCAAATTGCTCGATGCTTCCGCCGGAGCCAAGACGTAATACACCGGGATCGATAGCTGGGTTTTGGGGAGGCTCACTTCGGTAATGAATGCTCCCAAGGCCTGAAGTTGCTCTTTAGCGGCCAATACTGCTTGGGCAACATCATGTGCGAGGCCTTCGGCAAAGAATTCCTTTGGCAAACCGATGCGTAAGCCCGCCAATGGTTTTTTTACATCTGCTTCTGACCACGGCTGATTCAAAAAACGTCCATAGTCCTCGCCGCTATCAGCAAGCGATGTTGAGTCACGCGGGTCATGAATCGACATTGCACTTAGTAAGAGAGCGCAATCCTCGGCCGTTTTACCAATTGGGCCCGCCTGATCCAATGAGGAGGCGTAAGCAATCATGCCGTATCGAGAGACCCGTCCATAGGTCGGCTTAATCCCAGTTAGCCCACAAAACGCTGCTGGTTGCCGAATCGATCCGCCAGTATCGGTCCCCGTAGCAATCGGTGCTAAACCAGCTGCAACGGCGACGGCTGACCCTCCTGAGGAGCCTCCCGAGACCCGCCGGATATCCCATGGGTTAAGAGCAGGCCCAAAAGCCGAGTTTTCATTGGACGAGCCCATTGCAAACTCATCCATGTTGGTTTTGCCCAGGCACACCATGCCCGCAGCCTGCGGCTGATCGTCGTCTGGGATTCCTAAAGCCGCCACCACAGTCGCATTAAAAGGGCTTTTATAGCCAGCCAGCATTTTGGAGGCAGCGGTCGTCACCCACTCTTTGGTTACAAAAACGTCTTTATGAGCAATCGGAATCCCTGTTAAGGGGCCAGCAAGCCCTTGGGATCTCAGGTGATCAGCCCGTCTAGCCTGCTCTCGGGTCTGGTCTGGCAAAACATCTAGATAGGCATTTAAATGCTGGTGCCTTGTCATTCTCTCCAAAAAGAATTCACACAATTCTAAACTAGATATTTCTTTATTAATCAATAAGTTAGACAGATTACGCAAGGTTTGATGCTGCCAATTCATTCGATCACCCTCGGCACCA
This genomic window from Polynucleobacter sp. MWH-UH24A contains:
- the xerC gene encoding tyrosine recombinase XerC, whose amino-acid sequence is MDTLSAKIEAYLNNLHIVRQLSAHTIKAYRADLKILSENAQAEKCAIDQINHVHIRRWTATLHAKGLSARSIARVLSAWRGFYDWLLLESKDQLGLGSNPVTDIKAPKRSKLLPKALSVEQALALIEFAAKEATEKDEWELNRDHALIELLYSSGLRLSELLGLDSEPSRDSLGWIDWNESEVSVLGKGNKRRTIPVGKPAMLALQHWKTQRALLPLKDQHALFVSIQGKRLGPRTVQARLRSMAIRAGLPTHVHPHMMRHSFASHVLQSSHDLRAVQEMLGHASIASTQIYTALDFQHLAKAYDSAHPRAKVKGNKS
- a CDS encoding DUF484 family protein, which translates into the protein MSAPELSQDEQEALVVQWLKACPGFFERHAEVLQEVRLKDPNSDRAISLQERQMHLLRSQNQELNLRLNEMLRFGSRNDKTQVAMVAWLQKLIEAKDINEVNSALESGLSSVFEVEVCKVLPNDPIFEKLLDRPICQAFANCPDLFKEKLGHLQTNNEWESLAILAIPLDQSRFAGLVLLSKDRERFTEDMGVFYLRQIAGLAAAALRRVAS
- the gatB gene encoding Asp-tRNA(Asn)/Glu-tRNA(Gln) amidotransferase subunit GatB, yielding MMKWEVVIGLETHTQLLTQSKIFSGASTQFGAQPNTQACAVDLALPGVLPVLNRQAVEHAIRFGLAIGAQISPRSIFARKNYFYPDLPKGYQISQYEIPVVVGGQIEIVVDGQTKVVELTRAHLEEDAGKSVHENFTGPHGEPASGIDLNRAGTPLLEIVTEPVMHSAAEAVAYAKALHSLVVWLGVCDGNMQEGSFRCDANVSVRPMGQTEFGTRCEIKNLNSFRFLEEAIQYEVRRQIELIEDGGTVVQETRLYDPDLQETRSMRSKEDAQDYRYFPDPDLLPLVIHSDWIEEIRSAMPALPATLRARWQSEYGLSPYDTQILSQDRATADLFMELVRRLGAKYAKTVANFIAGDLASSLNRSNLSAHELPIDITQIEALLNRSIDGTISNKIAKEIFILIWEDALANKPTIPIDEIIEQRGLKQITDIGALEALVDGVLQANAKSVEEFKSGKEKAFNALIGQVMKASQGKANPQQLNELLRKKLQSG
- the gatA gene encoding Asp-tRNA(Asn)/Glu-tRNA(Gln) amidotransferase subunit GatA, producing MNWQHQTLRNLSNLLINKEISSLELCEFFLERMTRHQHLNAYLDVLPDQTREQARRADHLRSQGLAGPLTGIPIAHKDVFVTKEWVTTAASKMLAGYKSPFNATVVAALGIPDDDQPQAAGMVCLGKTNMDEFAMGSSNENSAFGPALNPWDIRRVSGGSSGGSAVAVAAGLAPIATGTDTGGSIRQPAAFCGLTGIKPTYGRVSRYGMIAYASSLDQAGPIGKTAEDCALLLSAMSIHDPRDSTSLADSGEDYGRFLNQPWSEADVKKPLAGLRIGLPKEFFAEGLAHDVAQAVLAAKEQLQALGAFITEVSLPKTQLSIPVYYVLAPAEASSNLSRYDGVRYGHRASNYSDLMEMYQRSRSEGFGAEVKRRILIGSYVLSHGYYDAYYLQAQKIRRIIAADFAQAFTQCDVILGPVAPDVAWGLGDKTKDPLQMYLEDIYTLSANLAGLPAMSAPCGFSGDGLPIGMQLIGNYFSEARLLQVAHQYQQVSDWHLRRPEGVA